The genomic interval cttcgtcagagcgattcgctttgacgaagggctaacgctcgaaacgtcagcttttttaccctttacggtggctcaTTGACGTTTTTAACACAGTTGTTAACCCTAAATTACCTGCTCTACAAGAACAGATCAGTACCAACATCCAGCGCGTCTTTAACAAAACCAAAGAGcgacagaaacaaaaattcaagaaGCTTCTCCTCGAACAGGAAGCAACCAGCGAGTCAACCTCGACACCAAACGTTGACAAAACAAACTGGCTCATTAACCTGTCTTCCAGAACACTCAGCGACGCAGAAACCACCGTGCTCAATAAAGGACTGAACTTCGCTGTTACGCCGACCAACATCCCGGCCACAGAAATAATCGCGAGGGTAGAAACAGCCATCAGCCTCTCTCCTCTTAAAGATATAATTGTTTTGCACAGGCTCGTTTAGTCATTGGTTTCATAGATAACATCTGTGCATTAACTAGGACCAAGGCCACGAAATGAATTCCCGCAAGTTTTAAACACTGGCTACTCAGAATAATGGCGCCTACAAGGGCGTTATGCGACCGACTTTTTATTCAAATGTCTCTACCTCGGTAGAAATTTCAAATCAACGAAATTAAAGTGGTGGGACACCAAAAGCGACATTTTTTTACAACCGATCGATATTCAAACTCAAactttgagaaaaaagaaaaagataaaacacacacacacacataaagCAATGAGcatgacatatttttttttcatttttatgtgtTCCTAAGCAAAGAATTTCCGACTTGaggaatatcaaaacaattatgaTTAATACCCGAGAAAAACACGGCCTTCTtgacaaattatattttaatagtCTTCACTTAGTTTTTCAATTTGCTTCCCTTTTATCTTCTTTTGTGTTAATCTAATGGAAAGTCGATATTGTTATGTCGTGGGACGACAATTCCGCCTTCACACCCCTGCATGTTCCAATATTATCGCAAATAAGTGGACGAGCCGTCATtacttttttaaacaaatggCCAACGCAAGTCGTTCCTTCAGCGGGGTAGATCACTTTTAATGACAATATTGATTACCTTGTCATGTTCACCCACACTTATTTGTATTCATCTattgaaattaactttaaaacaaagacttttcagATAAATAAGACCCCTCCTTAAAACTTCGGTCAAACAAAACAGTGACTACAACGAAGTTCAGTTTTGCTGTTAAAACAAACCATCCTAAATATAACCTTTGGATAGCTCACTCGTGGATTGACCAGAATCAAGGGAGATAATGACTGTCAACACAACCGTGAGACATTTCTTCGAAAACAGCTCACAGTCAACTAGTCATGCAGCCTCGAGTCATTCCGACCAAGCTTGTGAAAAAACAGCCGACTCCGCTCTAGAGGTTACAGCTAAAGCTCTGGCCTATATTTGCATTTTCCTGGTTTCCTTTTTCGGAAACATCTTTCTTCTTGTggtcatttacaagaaaacgcAGCTGCGAAGATCCATCAACTACTTCGTTTTCAACATGGCTGTATCCGACCTCTTCAACCCTTTGACCATCATGACTGTGAAGATCGTTGAGATCGTTTCAGGATCGAGTTCCTGGAAAGTTGATCGTCCGTGGCTTCTGGGAAACATTCTATGCAAACTTGCCTACTTTCTGCCAGATGTTTCAGTCGTGGTTTCCATCGGAAGCCTTCTTTTGATCTCGATAGACAGGCTCATCGCTGTCGTCTTTCCGCTGAAGGCCAAACTTATCTCCTCAAAAGTACGATTGATCAGCATTCTAAGCACGTGGTTTGTCGCCATCGCCGTCCACGCACCTTATTTCTACAGTTTCAAACTGATCCCCCACGGAAATGAAACGTTTTGTGAGTTGAATTGGGGACCAGCATTCGACCACATGAAAACGCACAGAGGATTTGTTACGGCAACTTTCATCACTTTCATCCTCATTCCCATTTGCGTCCTGACCGGTGTGTATAGCATTATCGCATggacaataagaaaaaagaacaaaaaaattaaagaaaaattgtcctGTCGCCAAAACCATCGAGATCAACAGCTGAGAAAAATTGTCAGGTTGGCAATGGCCATTATGATTTCCTTCGTTTCCTGCATGACTCCCATGCTTATCTATtcatttcttacaaattttctGTGGAATTGGGAATCCCCACCCATTTGTGCATTTCAGACAGTTCTCCCAtttatttctgtctttctttTGCATTCGTGGAGTGCGGTAAATCCctgcatttgttttatctttagCAAGAACTACCGCAACGGCCTTAGGCAATGTTTTAATTGTAATTGCCTTAATCGCAGAATATCAGGTTTGCAAGACCACTGCCAAATGCAAACGATGCTCCCTTCCGACCCATTCAAGTAGCATACACATAATCTCATACACCAGAAAAGCTTTAGCactatatacatatatatgtgtGTATTTAGATTCCTATAATCAGAAAATAGACAGGATAATCATTGGGTATATACGTAGGGAACACTGTGGAGTGTTCAATTAGGATCCAAGTGCCACACACTTAACCACATGAACCAAAAGAACATTTGCTCATATCGCGATATCTCTGTAACGTTTGCTCGTATCGCGATATCTCTGTAAAATTTGCTCGTATCGCGATATCTGTAACATTTGCTCGTATCGCGATATCTCTGTAACATTTGCTCGTATCGCGATATCTGTAACATTTGCTGGTATCGCGATATCTCTGTAACATTTGCTCGTATCGCGATATCTCTGTAACATTGGCTCGTATCGCGATATCTCTGTAACATTTGCTCGTATCGCGATATCTCTGTAACATTTGCTGGTATCGCGATATCTCTGTAACATTTGCTCGTATCGTGATATCTCTGTAACATTTGCTCGTATCGCGATATCTCTGTAACATTTGCTCGTATCGCGATATCTCTGTAACATTTGCTCGTATCGTGATATCTCTGTAACATTTGCTCGTATCGCGATATCTCTGTAACATTTGCTTGTATCGCGATATATCTGTTTTCTCAGTTTGATGGTTTCCTATTGCTAGAATAAGATTTAATTGATTGCGTAGATCTTATATTTAAGGGCTAGGCTACAATTTAAACACATCCTACTTGCATTTGTGGGAAGTTTTGTatgtgacgagaaaacaggaataaattagttgaatgaaaagcgctcgttgattccgtggggattaagggtgccgatttggaatataaatttttgttctagtgttttgcggctttctgaactgcctagatgtaaggaaaggccgcaaactgccaccaatggcgtagctccactttctgcatataaatccagacacaacccacaattcctctaatcgctctgacgaagggctaacgctcgaaacgtcagcttttttaccctttacggtggctaatttacgttttcaacccagttgttaacactaaattacctattaTGCAAACACTCgcgaaaaagaagaaacagaattGAGCGTCAAGCAGCAAAAGAGGGTTAAGGTAACCAGTGGGTTAGTACCCTGAATATTAAGATTAGAAAGTTGATATTTCCCTTACTGTaggtaaattcaattttatcgtGCGAAAATAACTTCTCTTCATTTGATATATCATTTATAATACTACtgttaaaaatatcttttaatgGTAGTTCTAACTAAAATAGACAGATATATATTGAGTGATGTCAATAATTAAAGCACATAAAGTGTCAAATACAAAACTGATAGCTCCTAAAAACCTTTCAAGGGTTCGACTGCGATCATGAAAACAATTGCTCAAGAATTTATTGCACGAAACAATTTGGCATCAGACtccaaaattaataattaactttaaaaaatcattGACATTTATTATTAGCTTTACTATTAACCGTcacagaaaatatttcaatttccacGTCGACGATAATAATCGAATAATAACGATACCGTCGCTCGTAAGTTTGTTGACGTTCTTGAATTGGCGAATATGATTCAACATATGTGTGGCAGAGGATTAACTCCCTCAAATGGCCCATTGTTCCGGCTCAACTTTTCCAAACAAAATtcctgagtaattggtagtcctgaggactttggccgaagggaggcggaaaagctcgtaactgatcgagaaaattatcggagtgacaattttgctgcactgggggagtgggtagtgtaaatatgcactagtaaaatcaatctccatcggtgtaCCCACGGGTTGAATTGACCCTCGTTTAGCgcatcgagccaaaggttcgcattttcaaaaataatgaaattatccctattgcagtgactcatttaaaccacctctctctataTGTAAGTCAAGTCGCCTGATTTTTACCAGTCGGTTTTTTCAACgtacaaatgtattttttggtcttactactggtgttaaatacaatcgaaagtgacggttttctgTGGAGAGCCTCGAGTCGATtaaagaccttgtttctggcgcacagctgttttcaaacgaggcgctcATCATTTTCAGAACCAACATGTTTTTTTGCAGAACATCTATTTTGAGTTATtctcgttttcaatcaaacgcgcgGCAAGACGAGAGTGTGATTTCTTATtcacaagtctcacaatagAGAAGTTgcgaattttttgtttttggtttgtctttattctctttCGGAGAAAAAGAAGGAGGTCTTGCTTGAGCTTACATAGTTTTACGACGGATTCTAACAGtcattattaaaattataaagctatcaacagttttcccaaatattcccTTTGTAGAAAGCGGACGTTTGGACTTAATGTTTGTTCTCAATCAAGCGAGGCGGCATTTAACGAATCAAGGGGTGTAATTTTTTTCGCGTGTTAAGTTTTTGCTGGGCTTAtgcatttaaaataaaaggtaaataaataacGTAAATAAATATGATAGCTTCTTGAGCAATGGCCATTATGATAGCTTCTTGAGCAATGGCCATTATGATATcttctttaaaacattttaacccgatggaaaatattttttttctcgagggatttgtttgctgacgtcatgagcgtgcacaataggaatatgaagcacgctcgcgcaattgaatttgattcgacaaatttactagctatgttataatggCCGAATTTATACTAGAGACGAGTTATCCGTCAAAGACGAATCATCCGTCTCAGACGGATAACTCGTCTAAATATAAATTCGGTACTAAGACGAATTATGGAGCAAAATTCGTCTCAGGCTGATCCGTCTGTCAGCACGTCTTCAAGactaataaataattattagaTCATCCCTCATAGCAAAATATGCGAATTGAATAAGTAGCTCAATTGTACCTCTGCCGTTAAGATCTGCACGATTGAATCGACCATCTAACGTAGAGAACAAATTTATCGTGACATGAGGCTATTGTCCCTTTGGTTCTTGTGGTTAAGCGTGTGGCACTAAGTCCATCCTCAGTGTTACTCTTAAAATCAACCTAACATTGCTAGACATCTGTGTTAAACTCCCAAGTTCGACGTGTCGACGTGCATAGTTCATGATATTCTAAAGTCTTCATCGCTTTAATTCAGTATTTATGCATTGCGGCTTTAGCCACTGCAATGAATGCATTGCTCAAGGCAGTCGCGGTAGTTCTTGgtaaagataaaacaaatgcGGGGATTTACTGAACTCGACAAATGCgccaaaaagaggaaaaacaaaaaggggGAAAGATATTTGAAGTGTACAAAGGGTGGCGGTTCTGTGGCATTCcacataaaaattacaatcacGGGAGTCATgcaggaaacaaaggaaattacaatgGCAATTGCCAATCTGAAAATTTTCCCCATCTGTTTATCTAAATGGTTTTGGAGACAAGACAATCGCTCCTtactttttttgtgcttttccCTTATTGTCCATGCGAAAATGCTAGGCACAACAGCCAGGACAACAACGGGAATGAGGATGAAAGCTATAAAAGTTCCTGTGAAAAATCCCTTCTCTGTTTTCATGTGGTCGGATGCCGGTCCCTATTTCAAATTACAATACATCTCATTTTGGTAAGGGATCAGTTTGAAACTGTAGAAATAAGGTGCGTGGAAGGCGATGGCGACAAACCACGTGTTTAGAATGCTGATTACTTTTGAGTTGATAAGTTTAGCCTTCAGTGGAGAGACGACAGCGAAGAGCCTGTCTATCGAGATCAAAAGAAGGCTTCCGATAGAAACCACAATAGACACATCTGGGAGAAAGTAGACAAGTTTTCATGGAATATTTCTCAGCAGCCACGAACTGTCGACTTTCCAGAATTCTGATTCTGAAATGATCTCAACGATCTTCACAATTATGATGGTCAAAGGGATGGATTGGTCGGATACAGCCATGTTGAAAGCGATGTAATTGACGGATCTTCTTATTTGCTTGTTCATGTAAATGACAACATGAATAAAGATATTTCCGAAAAACGAAACCAGGAGTCAGCTGTTATTTCACAAGCTTGGTCGGAATTACTTGAGTCTGTATGATTCGTTGTCTGTGAGCTGTTTTCGAAGAAATGTCTTACGGTTGTGTTGACAGTCATTATCTCCCTTGATACTCGTCAATCCACGAGTGAGCTTACAAAGTTTATATTTAGGATGGTTTGTTAACAGCAACGCTGAACTTCGTTGTAGTCACTGTTTTGTTCGACCAAAGTCTTTAAGATGGGTTCTATTTATCTGAAAAGTCATTGTCGTGAAGGTAATTTCAATAGATAAATACAAATAAGTGTGGGTGAACATGACAAGGTTATCAATATTGACATTAAAATTGAACTACCCCGCTAAAGGAACGACTTGCATTGGCCATTTCTTTTAAAGGTTAATGACGGTTCGTTCACTAATTTGCGATAATTTTGAAACCGGCTGGGGTTTAAAAGGGGAATTGTCATTCCACGACATAACAATATCGACTTTTCATTAGAATAACATAAAAGCAGATGAAAGGGAAAGCAAATGGAAAAACTAATTGGAGactattaaaatataatttgtcaATGAGGCCGCGTTTTTCTCAGGTATTATtcattaattgttttgatattcctCACGTCGGAAATTCTCTGCTAAGGAACacataaaaatcaaacaattacAAGCCATGCtcattgctttgttttattttttctctcaaagttTGAGTTTGAATATCGGTTATaaaaacaactacaaaaaacacataataataatttaaaaaacataCTGTTGGGAGTCCTAgagctttattttctttgatttaaaattctaCTGAGGTAGAGACAATTGAATAAAAAGTCGGTGGCTTAGGGCCATTGTAGGCGCCATTATTCTAAGTGGCAAGTGCTTAAAGCTTGCGGGAATTCATGTCGTGGCCTTGGTCGTAGTTACTGCACATATGCTATTTATAGATCCAAGGACTAAACGAACCGGTGCAAAACAATCATATAATTAAGAGGAGAGAGCGTAGAAAACAAGTGATCTTCCAACAAAAACAGATGCTGAGACGTGACCCCGTCAAACCAAACAGGAGGCACTTGTGCTGTTCCTTTGCAATAATTGCTATTTTATCGCTTGGCTGGCGGCACTCGTGGACATTATGAAGCAAATCCTGTGCTCCGATTGGCTATCCGAGAGAGTAAGATTGACCCATCTTGCCCTCTTGGGATCAACCGCTTTGATCCtgcgcaagaaaaaaattgcgtgGAGCGGACTCTTTTGGACAACGTCGGCGATGAAGTTGCAAAGAGCGGTAGAAGACTGATAGAACACATTAACGACTCTGGTGGGTTTAATGTGCTACAAACACAATTGGCATAATTTCCCTGCTCTTGAAATGCATGAGTAAGACACTCTTGATTCTTactatgtaaaaaattatttattgaccaagcttcTTCTGTCTAGGTTTAATATTGACCGAGctagtttttgcctttttatggactgagacaaAGTCTCGCACTTGGTCAATAAAGcctgtaaataaatattttaatgatcacAGTCAAACCCTAAAAACTATTGAAACTATCAGTCAAGTGCAGCTCTCGCTAGGAGTGGttctctcgacttcccgtcggaaaaaaagttttcttttattttttgcccatgaaaagggttcagggcacatgtttcaaaaatagtttagttgttctcgaattctctttttttgcgtcgccacaagtcaaaaatgatttttgaccagaccacccctgtggacagcgatcgaaagtgtaaatttcaaagattttgtccagcgcacAGTGAttgcaacaatgtagctcacggaattctatctttatacaagttacaagatgtattcagttagttcacagacaaaatatggaaacttcagctgaaatattttccataccagcgtgatcagaggagacccttctcttcgaccttaatttgcatatcaaaaattcactactttgtacgaaagattTCTCAATctatcagtgcatagtttatacaccaatgaggtcacggattgcctcaaacccgcaggtatatctctagcttccatccaccattttcttaaaaacaacgcagATCtatgtgtttgctcaattgcgctggtgtcaaagatcatttacATGATTCTGGAAATTGACCAatatctccttttgaccgtttaaacttcgttcgtttatctcCTACGTTGAGGATTTAAGGTTTTcatagcaactgaatggagaatagatgtcgagttgtcctaaaacgttgcgtaaacgtgatcggccgtaacgcttgcgcgcttgcgtgactaaCAAAGTGGACAAAGGCGATgggaaggcgccttctcgataatttacgttgaaatatcaggtcatgaactacgcacagtgtggagaagatcaaactTAAAGAATAAATTTTGGCACactggtcataacagacatatctCGTCGCTGAAAAGGAcgcaaaaacaagttaaaataggttacagtgttaatatttacaaaacaacacgcatacactctgaaacaaTTCATGCAGattctcccgagatttagttCACGGAACCCGATGAAATAACCTTCCTTTCCgcagatttgtttccatcattaatgatgttacgtTCTTAcggaccacaacggttttgagcgacaaactctCGACATTTtcctgcgaccatcaaaatcaattggacaaacccagcttgatgtattgcgtgacgtgattgtgcaaacttttctttgtcatATGACCTGTTTCGCGCGTTCTACAGGctggaaccaaaattagttcgTGAAACGAATTAGAatctaaaattattaaaatggactgaagaattttacattttaatgagaattttatcttttaaaaaagtttacttgattcatggaatgcaaagattggagtggctttgggtatttcagccttgatttctctcctggaatgCTGGGACGACGTATGGAGTCATTTGGAGTACTATcagctatccagcgaaatcctcgattacaagttaattttgtttcgttcccGTCATTTTGACCAcgatatggaaaaaatataacagttaTTGGTGTGTTCTAATTAATAATCATCTTtattgaggaaactttttcataaAAGATATGGTTTTCAAAAAGGACCTCAAAACTAGATATATAtagtaaaaacaacaaagctACAAAATTGCAAAGGGAttaaaaagatacaaaaaatgcaaaaaaattaaaaataagtataagtaaaaattaaacGTAAGTAGCTATATTAAAAACTTAGAAACATCACGTTTAAAACTATTTACATTCCTTGAGTCTTTGATCGTCTGACTGAGGGAGTTAAAATCGGAAAGGGCATGATATTGTGTTCTTTGCTCCCCCCAATTTCTTTGACACGTAGTAATCTAAAATTGCCTTTGTTACGTGTATTATGCCTATGAAGTACGTCTTGTCTAATCAAGTCTATATCGTGATTAATTAAGCCATTGATGCATTTGTATACGTGTACACACCTTCTTTGAAATCGCCTTTTCTCTAGAGGCAGCCACTTGAGAACGGCTAATGCCTCAGTGGAGGATGAGTACAATGGTctatttaaaataactttagcggccttattttgcaaaacttgcAAGCTAGACATAAGGGTAATATTATGTTTATCGCCCCATACAAGATCAGCATATTCAAAAAGGGGCATAACAAGACTTTTATAGAAAAGTAGACGCGCCCTGAAAGGCAATAAATGCTTTATACGCTTGAGAAGCCCAAGCCTCTGATTGATTTTCCCAGTTAGGTGTTCAATATGATCAGTCCATGTGAAATCCGAAGATATATGTATACCGAGGTATTTAAAGCTGCGAACATTACTTATACTATGATCTAAAATTGAGACAGTCAAATCTACTTTGCTTGCGCGTTTCCTAT from Pocillopora verrucosa isolate sample1 chromosome 14, ASM3666991v2, whole genome shotgun sequence carries:
- the LOC131782774 gene encoding neuropeptide SIFamide receptor-like, with the translated sequence MTVNTTVRHFFENSSQSTSHAASSHSDQACEKTADSALEVTAKALAYICIFLVSFFGNIFLLVVIYKKTQLRRSINYFVFNMAVSDLFNPLTIMTVKIVEIVSGSSSWKVDRPWLLGNILCKLAYFLPDVSVVVSIGSLLLISIDRLIAVVFPLKAKLISSKVRLISILSTWFVAIAVHAPYFYSFKLIPHGNETFCELNWGPAFDHMKTHRGFVTATFITFILIPICVLTGVYSIIAWTIRKKNKKIKEKLSCRQNHRDQQLRKIVRLAMAIMISFVSCMTPMLIYSFLTNFLWNWESPPICAFQTVLPFISVFLLHSWSAVNPCICFIFSKNYRNGLRQCFNCNCLNRRISGLQDHCQMQTMLPSDPFK